The DNA window AAGCTCTTCGCCACGCATCACACCGATGATAAACGTCACGCCTGCCATGCCTAAAATACCGTACAAAAGGCGTTTTGAGAAAAAAGCCAACTTTTGCGTTAACGGCGTTTGAAGCACATCGGCATTGGAGATCATCGTATTGATTTTGCCAAGCTCGCTCTCATCGCCCACACTGACTACCACGCCAATGCCTTGCCCGTAGGTCACAAGGGTGGAAGAAAAAAGCATATTTGTCTGATCTGCCAAAGCGGTATCTGCACTTTGCACTCCCACAAGCTTCTCCACTGAAATGGATTCGCCTGTGAGCAAAGACTCATCAATTTTAAGCTCTTTGGCGTGTAAAAGTTTTATGTCAGCGGGGATTTTATCGCCCGAGTAGAGCAGTACGATGTCCCCAACAACGATGTGTGAAGACTCCAACAGAAGTTTCTCTCCGCTTCGCAGTACCATCACACTGCTGTGACTCAGTTTTGAAAGTGCTTCGATGGCTTTGATGGCTTTGTTTTCTTGCCAAAAACCGATGATGGCATTGATGATAACGACGGCTAAGATAACCCATGTATCCATCCACTCTTCCATAAGCGCCATAATGAGACAGGCTAAAAGAAGGATGTAAACAAGGGGTTGGTGAAACTGAAGTAAAAAGAGTTTTAACAGCGATTCTTTATCTTTTTGACTTAGAACATTTGCACCATACTGTGTACGTCTAGTGCCTATTTCATCGGCATTTAAGCCTTTATGTTCGTTTACATGTAAAGCATCTAAAACCTCTTGCGATGTTTTAGTATGCCAGTTTACATGTTCTTGATGCATCTGTTTTTGGCTTATTCGATGTAGTAGCTGTTTTTGATGAGTTCGTAGTTTTTACATCCGACCTCTTCACCAAGCTCACATGCTCGCTTAAAAAGTTTGACGGCTCGCTCTTCTCTTTGTGCAACACCTTGACCCGTGTAATACATACTTCCTAAACGCACGCAGTCCTGCGCACCTCCTGCATCACAACTGTTTTGGTAATAGACGACTGCATATTCATAGTTGCCATCTTGTTCATATAAAAGACCCAAATGGGAGCAACTACTTTGGAGTCCTCCACTACACGCACGGTCATAATAATCGACTGCTTTTTGCATGTTTTCACTGCCACCTTTGCCATTTTCATAAAACATCGCTAAACTCTCGCAAGCGGAAGCATCGCCGTTAACACAGGCTCGCTCGTACAACTCAGCCGCTTTAGCATAGTTCGTCCCTGCATGTCCGTTTTCGTACATATACCCAAGACTTGAACATCCCTTCGCAACGCCTAATGTACACGACTGGTTGTAAAGCTCTTTGGCTTTGCTAAAACTTTGCCTCACACCATCGCCCACATGGTACATAGCACCTAACTCTAAACATGCCACACCATTGTTGTGATCGCACTCATTTTGAAGCTCACTCTCACGTGCAAAATCCAATGCAAACAGCGCAGTAGTTGCGAATAGTGCCACGATTAAAAAGAGTTTGTTCATACTCTTCTCCTTGCCTTCATTTTGATTATTATATTACAATACTCTCATGAAGACGACAAAAACAACGATGACAGGCTATAAGGAAGCACCTTTTGTGCAAATTCGCCAAACCTTGCAAAGTGAACGAGCCTACGAGTCGCATGCTCACCCTACCCTTTCCATCGGCTTTATGATGGAAGGAAAGACCTGTTTTCAAACGCCTCAAGGTGCATTTTTTTTAGAACAAGGCGCTCTTGCCATCATCCCGCCACACACGCAACATTCGTGCAATCCTATCAAAGAGAGCAAACGCAGTTACGTTATGGTATATCTTGATGCTGACTTTTGCGCACGTATTCAAGCACGGCATTTTAAAGAAGCGAGCACGCTTTTGCCACTCACATCACCCTTGATTTTTCACAAAGAGTTATTTGAAGCATTTACGCATATTATCAAGGCATTTATAAAAGAGTATTCACCTTTACATGTAAAGGCATTGGAATCGTGGTTGGAAACATTTTTTTGGCTCTATACGAAACGTTGCGTCATCAAAGAAACAGAGGAAACGCTTCACAATGTGGCGCGCTTTTTGGAAAGTCGCATCGATGAGACGCTCAGTCTGAGCGATCTTGCCAAACGCTTTGGACTCAACTCATTTGTACTCGCACGCCATTTCAAACAAGCCTATGGTTGCACACCCAAACACTACGCGCTGGATCTACGCATCGACCACGCGAAAAAATTGCTCCAAGTTGGTACCTCGCTTGCCTTATGTGCTCAATACTGCGGTTTTGTAGACCAAAGCCACTTCCACCGCTTTTTTAAGCGCCACACTGCTCTCACGCCCAAAGAGTACCAAGTCAATTTTGTACAATAACTTTTTTTCCATTTCCTTTATGCTTCCATGCAAAAAGGAGTTACATGTTTGGCTTAGAGTTTTTTACCCTCACGTCCATCTACTTTTTAGCACTTCTCAGCCCTGGTCAAGACTTTTTTCTTATCATCAAGCACGCCTTAACACATGGGTATCAAAAAGCGTGGTGGAGTTGTTTAGGCATTGCCAGCGGAAACGCGCTTTACATCATTTTGGCATACATGGGACATGAATATTTGAGCCACTATCCACTAATCGTTTCTTTCATCGAAATGGGTGGAGCACTTTTTTTACTTTACCTTGGTTTTTTACTGCTTTTTGCACCCAAACCGCATCTTGAAAATGCTTTACATGTAAAAAGCAAAATGGCGTTTAAACTCTTTGTTCAAGGACTTTTATCGGCGCTGCTCAATCCTAAAAATATTCTCTTTTACTTCTCGCTTCTTTTTACGATCATCAAGCCTGAAACTGTTTTACATGTAAAGATTTTTTACGCCATGTGGATGGTAGGAATGTTGCTGGTATGGGATATGGTTGTGGCACTTATTTTTGGCAACAAAAGAGCGTTAAGACTTTTTCCTTATCTTTTCGTTGTGCAAAAAGTTGTAGGAATAGGTCTCATTGGTTTTAGTTTCAAGCTTGCCCTAGCTTGGTTTCAGTAACGCCAAATAAGTTTTGAAGTATCAAAGCCTAGTGCTGTAGCCAAATGAAGAATATGGTCGATGTCGTCTTGTGCCATTTCACCAGTGCGAGAGAGTATCCAAAAGTACTCTTGACTTGGCTCACTGATCACGGCATAACGGTAATCTTCGGCTAAATCTATAATCCAATAGTTACCGTAAAATGGCCAAAAGAAGCTTACTTTGAGTTTGGCATTGCTTTTTTCATCGACAATGTAAGCACGTCCATTTGCCTCTTTGGTACGGTTTTCAGCTTGAAGACGGCACCGGTTAACAACGCCGATCATTCCATCTTCACGCAAGGTGTAAAACGCTTCAACGTCACTGCAACCGCGCTCAAAACGATGATCAAACCGTGCTATTTCGTACCAACGCCCAAGATAACGCGTTAAATCTACGGATGAAACCGTTGGAAGCTCTGTAGCATAACCCAAAAGTGCGCTCAAACAGAGTAAAATCCATTTTTTCATTTTCTTCCTTGCCTAAAAACAGTGTGGTTCCATTGTAATGAAAAAGGATTAAAAAGTTTACATGTAAAGTAATTAGCTTTTACTTTTTAAAAACATTGCAAGTTCTGAGTCTATGTTGCGAATATGCAAATCAAGGCGTTCCCCAACACCATTTTTGATGTAGTTTTTGGCAAACAGCGTATTGCCTTGCATCGCCATTGCTAAAAACTGGCTCATCTCTCCCAGAATTTTTTGATGCTCTTCAAAATGTTCCATGAAACCTTGAAAGTTAAG is part of the Sulfurospirillum arsenophilum NBRC 109478 genome and encodes:
- a CDS encoding tetratricopeptide repeat protein, with protein sequence MNKLFLIVALFATTALFALDFARESELQNECDHNNGVACLELGAMYHVGDGVRQSFSKAKELYNQSCTLGVAKGCSSLGYMYENGHAGTNYAKAAELYERACVNGDASACESLAMFYENGKGGSENMQKAVDYYDRACSGGLQSSCSHLGLLYEQDGNYEYAVVYYQNSCDAGGAQDCVRLGSMYYTGQGVAQREERAVKLFKRACELGEEVGCKNYELIKNSYYIE
- a CDS encoding AraC family transcriptional regulator; this encodes MKTTKTTMTGYKEAPFVQIRQTLQSERAYESHAHPTLSIGFMMEGKTCFQTPQGAFFLEQGALAIIPPHTQHSCNPIKESKRSYVMVYLDADFCARIQARHFKEASTLLPLTSPLIFHKELFEAFTHIIKAFIKEYSPLHVKALESWLETFFWLYTKRCVIKETEETLHNVARFLESRIDETLSLSDLAKRFGLNSFVLARHFKQAYGCTPKHYALDLRIDHAKKLLQVGTSLALCAQYCGFVDQSHFHRFFKRHTALTPKEYQVNFVQ
- a CDS encoding LysE family translocator: MFGLEFFTLTSIYFLALLSPGQDFFLIIKHALTHGYQKAWWSCLGIASGNALYIILAYMGHEYLSHYPLIVSFIEMGGALFLLYLGFLLLFAPKPHLENALHVKSKMAFKLFVQGLLSALLNPKNILFYFSLLFTIIKPETVLHVKIFYAMWMVGMLLVWDMVVALIFGNKRALRLFPYLFVVQKVVGIGLIGFSFKLALAWFQ
- a CDS encoding lipocalin family protein — its product is MKKWILLCLSALLGYATELPTVSSVDLTRYLGRWYEIARFDHRFERGCSDVEAFYTLREDGMIGVVNRCRLQAENRTKEANGRAYIVDEKSNAKLKVSFFWPFYGNYWIIDLAEDYRYAVISEPSQEYFWILSRTGEMAQDDIDHILHLATALGFDTSKLIWRY
- a CDS encoding bacteriohemerythrin; protein product: MLNLNCPELDAYHTECDELLSSFDYTHFTDSFSALIHHTKEHFANEERIMKELNFQGFMEHFEEHQKILGEMSQFLAMAMQGNTLFAKNYIKNGVGERLDLHIRNIDSELAMFLKSKS